The proteins below are encoded in one region of Ornithinimicrobium avium:
- the nucS gene encoding endonuclease NucS yields MRVVIARCSVDYQGALVAHLPLATRLLMVKADGSVLIHSDGGSYKPLNWMAPPCSMTEQEPDELEREEGVRSVWLVQHGKREDFLRIRLHEVLSDSSHDLGIDPGLVKDGVEAQLQALLAEHIVTLGEGWTLLRREYMTAIGPVDILCKDGAGATVAVEIKRRGDIDGVEQLTRYLELLNRDPHLAPVQGVFAAQVIKPQARVLATDRGIRCVTLDYEALRGRDDAESRLF; encoded by the coding sequence GTGCGTGTCGTGATCGCCCGGTGCTCCGTCGACTACCAGGGTGCCCTGGTGGCGCACCTGCCCCTGGCCACCCGGCTGCTGATGGTCAAGGCGGACGGCTCGGTGCTCATCCACTCCGACGGCGGTTCCTACAAGCCGCTGAACTGGATGGCGCCGCCCTGCTCGATGACCGAGCAGGAGCCGGACGAGCTGGAGCGCGAGGAGGGCGTGCGGTCGGTCTGGCTGGTCCAGCACGGCAAGCGCGAGGACTTCCTGCGCATCCGGCTGCACGAGGTCCTCTCGGACAGCTCGCACGACCTCGGGATCGACCCGGGGCTGGTCAAGGACGGCGTCGAGGCTCAGCTCCAGGCGCTGCTGGCCGAGCACATCGTGACTCTCGGGGAGGGCTGGACGCTGCTGCGCCGGGAGTACATGACCGCCATCGGGCCGGTCGACATCCTGTGCAAGGACGGCGCCGGTGCCACGGTCGCCGTGGAGATCAAGCGGCGCGGCGACATCGACGGCGTCGAGCAGCTGACCCGCTACCTCGAGCTGCTCAACCGCGACCCGCACCTGGCGCCGGTGCAGGGCGTCTTCGCCGCCCAGGTGATCAAGCCGCAGGCCAGGGTCCTGGCGACCGACCGCGGCATCCGGTGCGTGACGCTGGACTACGAGGCGCTCCGGGGCCGGGACGACGCGGAGTCGCGGCTGTTCTGA
- a CDS encoding iron chaperone codes for MTVDEVDAYLAALEEPGRTTLEALRRSIRAVLPHAEEGISYGVPAFRVEGKVVAGFAAFTHHLAYLPHSGEVLPTLADRLTSYERTKSSLHFPADAPLPDELVRSLVEAKLDILGR; via the coding sequence ATGACGGTCGATGAGGTCGATGCCTACCTGGCAGCGCTCGAGGAGCCAGGACGGACCACGCTGGAAGCGCTGCGCCGGTCGATCCGGGCCGTGCTCCCGCACGCCGAGGAGGGCATCTCCTACGGCGTGCCGGCCTTCCGGGTCGAGGGGAAGGTGGTCGCAGGCTTCGCGGCGTTCACGCACCACCTGGCCTACCTGCCGCACAGCGGAGAGGTGCTCCCGACGCTCGCCGACCGCCTCACCTCCTACGAGCGCACCAAGAGCTCGCTGCACTTCCCGGCCGACGCTCCGCTGCCGGACGAGCTGGTCAGAAGCCTGGTCGAGGCCAAGCTCGACATCCTCGGCCGGTGA
- a CDS encoding gamma-glutamyltransferase, protein MVRRAAIAAPNAHATSAAEHALSEGGTAVDAAIAAMIVSTVTEPGVVAPLGGCYLNVWPVDGEPVVIDANVEMPGRGQPEERFGAGLIEAASEYGGGMVTYVGPGSVATPGMLAGMGCAHERFGAAPWAALVQPAADVTRNGFALSRTAQSYLVLVAGTIMAWDPATRELLTVDGTSPQVGHLLADPLLAETLEQIGAEGWRTLYTGDLAATIDTDMRERGGLLSATDLAAYTPVVRPALRSRLGAWDLACNPPPAIGGPVLTAILRLLHANEEEITPARAAQVMKDVLDIRLDRIDTAEDLAAAGAELLDTLHSIGSTGLPTSASTAHVSVVDAEGMACALTASAGYGSGMTIAGTGLMANNALGELELNRLGLHALAPGTRLASNMSPTTARLADGTVMALGTPGADRITTALAQVILHLARHGESLQTAIDRPRMHPRRLPDGTSQIEHEQDATIAASLDAAGMARFEHPPQVMYFGGVGGAVLRPNGVLEAGADPRRAAATLVT, encoded by the coding sequence ATGGTCCGTCGAGCCGCGATCGCCGCCCCCAACGCGCACGCCACGAGCGCCGCCGAGCACGCGCTCTCCGAGGGGGGCACGGCGGTCGACGCCGCGATCGCGGCGATGATCGTCTCCACCGTCACCGAGCCGGGGGTGGTGGCGCCGCTGGGAGGGTGCTACCTCAACGTGTGGCCGGTCGACGGCGAGCCGGTGGTCATCGACGCCAACGTGGAGATGCCCGGGCGCGGACAGCCGGAGGAACGCTTCGGCGCCGGCCTGATCGAGGCGGCCTCGGAGTACGGCGGCGGGATGGTCACCTACGTGGGGCCAGGCTCCGTGGCGACGCCGGGCATGCTCGCCGGGATGGGCTGCGCGCACGAGCGCTTCGGCGCGGCGCCGTGGGCGGCACTGGTCCAGCCCGCGGCCGACGTGACCCGCAACGGGTTCGCGCTGAGCCGGACCGCGCAGTCCTACCTCGTGCTGGTCGCCGGCACCATCATGGCCTGGGACCCCGCGACCCGTGAGCTGCTCACCGTCGACGGCACCTCCCCGCAGGTGGGCCACCTGCTCGCCGACCCGCTGCTGGCCGAGACGCTGGAGCAGATCGGCGCCGAGGGTTGGCGGACCCTCTACACGGGGGACCTCGCGGCCACCATCGACACGGACATGCGCGAGCGCGGCGGTCTGCTCTCCGCGACCGACCTGGCGGCCTACACCCCCGTCGTGCGGCCGGCGCTGCGCAGCCGCCTGGGAGCCTGGGACCTCGCCTGCAACCCGCCGCCCGCGATCGGCGGGCCCGTGCTCACCGCGATCCTGCGGCTGCTCCACGCGAACGAGGAGGAGATCACCCCCGCCCGCGCGGCCCAGGTGATGAAGGACGTCCTCGACATCCGCTTGGACCGGATCGACACGGCCGAGGACCTGGCCGCCGCCGGGGCCGAGCTGCTCGACACCCTGCACAGCATCGGCTCCACCGGGCTGCCCACGTCGGCCTCCACGGCGCACGTCTCGGTCGTCGACGCCGAGGGTATGGCGTGCGCCCTCACCGCCTCCGCCGGCTACGGCTCGGGCATGACGATCGCCGGGACCGGCCTGATGGCCAACAACGCCCTCGGGGAGCTCGAGCTCAACCGGCTGGGGCTGCACGCCCTGGCGCCGGGCACCCGGCTCGCCTCGAACATGTCGCCCACCACCGCCCGCCTCGCCGACGGGACGGTCATGGCGCTGGGCACGCCCGGCGCGGACCGGATCACCACGGCGCTGGCGCAGGTCATCCTGCACCTGGCGCGGCACGGCGAGAGCCTGCAGACCGCCATCGACCGGCCACGGATGCATCCACGGCGGCTGCCGGACGGGACCTCGCAGATCGAGCACGAGCAGGACGCCACGATCGCGGCCAGCCTGGACGCCGCTGGGATGGCCCGGTTCGAGCACCCGCCCCAGGTCATGTACTTCGGCGGCGTCGGCGGCGCGGTCCTGCGCCCGAACGGGGTCCTCGAGGCAGGCGCCGACCCGCGCCGCGCGGCCGCGACGCTGGTGACCTGA
- a CDS encoding HNH endonuclease signature motif containing protein — translation MSIRSSRAGVEEEFFDPGDRLPAADPVTVAQAAAAEAVAAEQLALLNAAAADGVDGVDVPGSPAAEAAWADIVATLEADLLDPGRLGWAPEVLSSCLSQAGTALDVATGLEDGDLTRLMDEAVRDAVQEAGRLSTRTERLTYALAVQVHARGLHTGVGLSLVDWVRARCPFMSLQQGSALKQVVEAGTHHWGAPLDRAVREGRTSLARAGRVARVMLRLRRALDPDQAEAYAQIATGAACSTKISDADLGKVCTRLLTDLLDEDPDRGEDPDDRTGPEPARQALRCVTRTPLGEGMVRYTVDAPVEDAPMFDGILFGPLATPVPRPEGEKDSRDAGQRQYDAVKTVVSRGLANPGAPASSARASVILTVKADPRTGRPTGTAESATGGTWFTSTAAGRYACMGDLTPVVLGEMGEPLDLGRTQRLASPGQFKALLVRDKHCTYPGCTIPGTWCEVHHLIWWCRHGDTDIVLLVLLCPRHHTVVHTEDLMATVVGDVVTWHL, via the coding sequence ATGTCGATCAGGAGCAGTCGGGCGGGTGTCGAGGAGGAGTTCTTCGACCCCGGCGACCGGCTGCCCGCAGCGGACCCGGTCACCGTGGCACAAGCTGCTGCTGCCGAGGCGGTGGCGGCGGAGCAGCTGGCTCTCCTCAACGCCGCCGCCGCTGACGGCGTCGACGGGGTGGACGTGCCGGGCAGTCCCGCTGCGGAGGCTGCGTGGGCCGACATCGTCGCGACGTTGGAGGCGGACCTGCTCGACCCGGGCCGGCTGGGCTGGGCCCCGGAGGTCCTGTCCTCGTGCCTGTCGCAGGCGGGGACCGCGTTGGACGTCGCGACCGGGCTGGAGGACGGGGACCTGACGCGGTTGATGGACGAGGCGGTCCGGGACGCGGTCCAGGAGGCCGGGCGCCTGTCGACCCGCACCGAGCGCCTCACGTACGCCCTCGCGGTGCAGGTGCACGCCCGGGGCCTGCACACCGGGGTCGGCCTGTCGTTGGTGGACTGGGTGCGGGCCCGCTGCCCCTTCATGTCCCTGCAGCAGGGGTCGGCCCTGAAGCAGGTCGTGGAGGCCGGCACCCACCACTGGGGTGCACCGCTGGACCGGGCGGTGCGGGAGGGACGCACGTCGCTGGCGAGGGCGGGCAGGGTCGCCCGGGTCATGCTTCGCCTGCGCCGGGCGCTGGACCCCGACCAGGCCGAGGCCTACGCCCAGATCGCCACCGGCGCCGCCTGCAGCACGAAGATCAGTGATGCGGACCTGGGCAAGGTCTGCACCCGGCTGCTGACCGACCTGCTCGACGAGGACCCGGACAGGGGCGAGGACCCCGACGACAGGACCGGCCCCGAGCCGGCACGCCAGGCGTTGCGGTGCGTGACCCGCACCCCGCTGGGCGAGGGCATGGTCCGCTACACCGTCGACGCACCCGTCGAGGACGCACCGATGTTCGACGGCATCCTCTTCGGGCCGCTGGCGACACCGGTGCCCCGGCCGGAGGGGGAGAAGGACTCCCGTGACGCCGGGCAGCGCCAGTACGACGCGGTCAAGACCGTCGTCTCCCGTGGCCTGGCCAACCCCGGGGCCCCCGCCTCGTCGGCGCGGGCGTCGGTGATCCTCACCGTGAAGGCCGATCCGCGGACGGGCCGGCCGACGGGGACCGCGGAGTCCGCGACCGGTGGCACGTGGTTCACCTCCACCGCCGCGGGCAGGTACGCCTGCATGGGGGACCTGACCCCCGTCGTCCTGGGCGAGATGGGTGAACCCCTCGACCTCGGCCGGACACAGAGGTTGGCGTCCCCGGGCCAGTTCAAGGCGCTCCTGGTCAGGGACAAGCACTGCACGTATCCCGGGTGCACGATCCCCGGGACCTGGTGCGAGGTCCACCACCTGATCTGGTGGTGCCGTCACGGAGACACCGACATCGTTCTCCTCGTCCTGCTCTGCCCGAGGCACCACACCGTGGTCCACACCGAGGACCTGATGGCCACCGTCGTCGGCGACGTCGTCACCTGGCACCTGTGA
- a CDS encoding cob(I)yrinic acid a,c-diamide adenosyltransferase, whose protein sequence is MVNVTRVYTRTGDDGTTALGDLGRTSKNDPRLAAYADTDETNSFLGVALACGNLPRDVQEVLTRIQNDLFDVGADLAMPLRASYEWEPLRTQPGWVEELEADCDRFNAGLDKLRSFILPGGTPGSAHLHVARTVSRRAERAAWAALDAHGDQPAADGDPKGVGGVNPLAAKYLNRLSDLLFILARVANRSGEGDVLWRPGGNRPELTPPPSRAQRAAARAGARQTDDPIDDDA, encoded by the coding sequence ATGGTCAACGTGACGCGTGTCTACACCCGGACCGGCGACGACGGCACGACGGCGCTGGGGGATCTCGGTCGCACCTCGAAGAACGACCCGCGGCTCGCCGCCTACGCGGACACCGACGAGACCAACTCCTTCCTCGGCGTCGCGCTGGCGTGCGGCAACCTGCCCAGGGACGTGCAGGAGGTGCTCACCCGGATCCAGAACGACCTCTTCGACGTGGGCGCCGACCTGGCGATGCCGCTGCGGGCGAGCTACGAGTGGGAGCCGCTGCGGACGCAGCCCGGGTGGGTGGAGGAGCTGGAGGCCGACTGCGACCGGTTCAACGCCGGCCTGGACAAGCTGCGCTCGTTCATCCTGCCGGGCGGGACGCCGGGCTCGGCGCACCTGCACGTCGCGCGCACGGTGTCCCGACGTGCCGAGCGGGCCGCGTGGGCGGCGCTGGACGCGCACGGCGACCAGCCGGCGGCCGACGGCGACCCCAAGGGGGTCGGGGGGGTCAACCCGCTGGCCGCGAAGTACCTCAACCGCCTCTCCGACCTGCTCTTCATCCTGGCCCGGGTGGCCAACCGCTCCGGCGAGGGCGACGTGCTCTGGCGACCCGGCGGCAACCGTCCCGAGCTGACGCCACCGCCCTCGCGGGCGCAGCGAGCTGCTGCGCGGGCGGGCGCGAGGCAGACCGACGACCCGATCGACGACGACGCCTGA
- a CDS encoding citrate/2-methylcitrate synthase has translation MTPDGTLSTVQVAAYLGVKVETVYAYVSRGVLTPVRRGGPGGSLFDAEEVADLRDGVRRPAARAAAGASVEVRTRLTQVMTGPDRLAYRGRDVVQLSRTATFEEVCTLLWQQEEPVPVPTAQESEELARLLAALPPQTSALDRFKHAVLLEGGTDHGRHDRRPGAFVAAGARIMGLLVRALAEGTGAAAPAAERGTVAARVAAALGTDRVEDVDATLVLLADHDMAVSTTALRVAVSGGADLSTALLAALAAADSPLHVGAPSVAHGWLRAALEDPRAALGAALAAERPPAGFGHVVYREADPRADELYRRLRERCPGEVVEAVDLLAGELLERRGWPMTVDLPLALWALVDGLPRETGSAVFALARTAGWVAHAVEELAEPGMRFRLTGLYTGER, from the coding sequence ATGACCCCGGACGGCACGCTGAGCACGGTCCAGGTCGCGGCCTACCTGGGGGTGAAGGTCGAGACGGTCTACGCCTACGTGAGCCGCGGCGTGCTCACGCCGGTGCGACGCGGCGGGCCGGGAGGCAGCCTCTTCGACGCCGAGGAGGTGGCGGACCTGCGCGACGGGGTCCGGCGGCCCGCCGCCCGCGCGGCCGCCGGGGCTTCGGTGGAGGTGCGCACACGGCTGACCCAGGTGATGACCGGCCCTGACCGGCTCGCGTACCGGGGCAGGGACGTCGTGCAGCTGTCGCGGACCGCGACCTTCGAGGAGGTCTGCACCCTGCTGTGGCAGCAGGAGGAGCCGGTGCCCGTGCCGACGGCGCAGGAGAGCGAGGAGCTGGCGCGGCTGCTCGCGGCGCTGCCGCCGCAGACCTCCGCGCTCGACCGCTTCAAGCACGCGGTGCTGCTCGAGGGCGGCACCGACCACGGCCGGCACGACCGGCGGCCCGGGGCGTTCGTGGCCGCGGGCGCGCGGATCATGGGTCTGCTGGTGCGCGCGCTGGCGGAGGGGACCGGCGCGGCGGCTCCGGCTGCTGAGCGCGGCACCGTGGCGGCGCGGGTGGCGGCAGCGCTCGGGACCGACCGGGTCGAGGACGTCGACGCGACGCTGGTGCTGCTGGCCGACCACGACATGGCCGTCTCGACGACGGCGCTGCGGGTCGCGGTCTCGGGCGGGGCCGACCTGTCCACCGCGCTGCTCGCGGCGCTCGCCGCCGCCGACAGCCCGCTGCACGTGGGTGCCCCGTCGGTGGCCCACGGCTGGCTGCGGGCGGCGCTGGAGGACCCGCGCGCGGCGCTCGGTGCCGCGCTGGCCGCCGAGCGGCCGCCGGCCGGCTTCGGGCACGTCGTCTACCGGGAGGCTGACCCGCGTGCGGACGAGCTCTACCGGCGACTGCGGGAGCGGTGCCCGGGCGAGGTCGTCGAGGCGGTCGACCTGCTGGCCGGGGAGCTGCTGGAGCGGCGCGGGTGGCCGATGACGGTGGATCTGCCCCTCGCGCTGTGGGCGCTGGTCGACGGACTGCCGCGGGAGACCGGCTCGGCGGTCTTCGCGCTCGCGCGGACGGCCGGGTGGGTCGCGCACGCGGTCGAGGAGCTGGCCGAGCCGGGGATGCGGTTCCGCCTCACGGGGCTCTACACGGGGGAGCGCTGA
- a CDS encoding citrate/2-methylcitrate synthase → MDTIIAPAGLKGVVVADTATGDVRGQQGFYHFRQYSAVELARQRSFEDVCHLMLEGHLPTPQESAAFRERLSGLSWLPPELDELLPAVARTGAGRASLARLRTVVSHLGALEQFPPTWGSDAERVRADVLRLVAAVPTIQAALFRLRRGEEPLAPRPELGAAGSWLWMLTGRLPAPEHRAAITAYLTSTIDHGFSASTFAARVVTSAGSDVASAVCAAIGTFAGPLHGGAPDRALDALDEIGAPGRARGWVRGRVAAGERIMGFGHAVYRTTDPRAALLRGIALELGGPLADLAVRVEEEVVAALAELKPGRELHTNVEYYAGVVMEQCGIPREMFTPTFATARVVGWGAHILEQTASPRIFRPSARYSGPEAPAPLPQD, encoded by the coding sequence ATGGACACGATCATCGCCCCGGCCGGACTCAAGGGCGTCGTCGTCGCGGACACCGCGACCGGCGACGTGCGAGGGCAGCAGGGTTTCTACCACTTCCGGCAGTACTCCGCCGTCGAGCTCGCGCGGCAGCGCTCCTTCGAGGACGTCTGCCACCTCATGCTCGAGGGGCACCTGCCGACGCCGCAGGAGTCGGCCGCCTTCCGCGAGCGCCTGTCCGGCCTCTCCTGGCTCCCGCCGGAGCTGGACGAGCTGCTGCCGGCCGTCGCCCGCACCGGGGCCGGCCGCGCCTCCCTCGCCCGGCTGCGCACCGTCGTCTCCCACCTCGGCGCCCTGGAGCAGTTCCCGCCCACCTGGGGCTCCGACGCCGAGCGCGTGCGTGCTGACGTGCTGCGCCTGGTGGCGGCGGTGCCGACGATCCAGGCCGCGCTCTTCCGGCTCCGCCGCGGCGAGGAGCCGCTCGCCCCGCGCCCCGAGCTCGGCGCCGCCGGCAGCTGGCTGTGGATGCTCACCGGCCGCCTGCCGGCGCCGGAGCACCGGGCGGCGATCACGGCATACCTGACCAGCACGATCGACCACGGCTTCAGCGCCTCGACGTTCGCCGCCCGCGTGGTGACCTCCGCCGGCAGCGACGTCGCCTCGGCGGTCTGCGCCGCGATCGGCACCTTCGCCGGGCCGTTGCACGGCGGCGCCCCCGACCGGGCGCTGGACGCGCTCGACGAGATCGGCGCCCCTGGGAGAGCCAGGGGGTGGGTGCGCGGGCGGGTCGCCGCCGGGGAGCGCATCATGGGCTTCGGGCACGCCGTCTACCGCACCACGGACCCACGGGCGGCGCTGCTGCGCGGGATCGCCCTGGAGCTCGGCGGCCCGCTCGCCGACCTCGCGGTCCGGGTCGAGGAGGAGGTCGTCGCCGCGCTCGCCGAGCTCAAGCCCGGCCGCGAGCTGCACACCAACGTCGAGTACTACGCCGGGGTCGTCATGGAGCAGTGCGGCATCCCGCGCGAAATGTTCACGCCGACCTTCGCCACCGCACGCGTGGTCGGCTGGGGCGCGCACATCCTCGAGCAGACGGCCAGCCCGCGCATCTTCCGTCCCTCGGCCCGCTACAGCGGCCCGGAGGCCCCGGCTCCCCTGCCGCAGGACTGA
- a CDS encoding DUF2550 family protein: MSESLFLVILAALGALMIVALGLILFRLFGDQGLICPPMPAAYRGESSGDTWRRGTLRFTEDRLTLRGSGGLSVGPWLRAHLDLGIASAVTGPEADELGRADLIQVPVSYGTSSFDLALGEGHYTALRAWVEAVPPGWRGARVA, encoded by the coding sequence ATGTCGGAGAGCCTCTTCCTGGTGATCCTCGCCGCGCTGGGCGCGCTGATGATCGTGGCTCTCGGGCTGATCCTGTTCCGGCTGTTCGGCGACCAGGGTCTGATCTGTCCGCCGATGCCGGCGGCCTACCGCGGCGAGAGCAGCGGAGACACGTGGCGCCGTGGCACCCTGCGCTTCACCGAGGACCGTCTGACCCTGCGCGGGTCGGGCGGTCTTTCCGTCGGCCCCTGGCTGCGCGCCCACCTCGACCTGGGCATCGCCAGCGCGGTGACGGGGCCGGAGGCCGACGAGCTGGGCCGGGCCGACCTCATCCAGGTGCCGGTGAGCTACGGCACGTCCTCCTTCGACCTGGCCCTGGGTGAGGGGCACTACACCGCTCTGCGCGCGTGGGTCGAGGCCGTGCCGCCCGGATGGCGCGGCGCCCGCGTCGCCTGA
- a CDS encoding F0F1 ATP synthase subunit epsilon, whose translation MSALRVELVAADRKVWEGEAASVSARSIDGELGILPGHTPLLGVLVTGDVRIHTGGGDETVTIDSGFLSVDHDRVVIVADNVDAASLTSSQTA comes from the coding sequence GTGAGTGCACTGAGGGTCGAGCTCGTCGCCGCCGACCGCAAGGTCTGGGAGGGCGAGGCCGCGAGCGTCAGCGCCCGGAGCATCGACGGGGAGCTCGGGATCCTGCCGGGGCACACGCCCCTGCTGGGGGTCCTGGTGACCGGTGATGTCCGCATCCACACCGGCGGCGGCGACGAGACCGTCACCATCGACAGCGGCTTCCTGTCCGTCGACCACGACCGCGTGGTCATCGTCGCCGACAACGTCGACGCCGCCTCTCTGACCTCCTCGCAGACCGCCTGA
- a CDS encoding acetyl-CoA hydrolase/transferase family protein: MITVDTATLGAELRALPESPRVVASGNHSIPWELVRLLDEHVERYVLNTLNGPPGLPEREGVVMETSFVGAGQRRHPGLRYIPSRLSLVPVLLRRSLPVDAVLLHCSPPRDGVVSLGIEVNVLPAAIEACRERGGLVVAQVNDRMPYTYGDALVPVEHIDVALEVSSLLPTPPPPGPLGDDARTIGARVAAVVPDGATLQMGIGAVPDAVLAALTGHRGLRLWTEMFSDGLLALEAAGALDPDHPLTTSFLFGTQDLYDWLDRNRRVHLLRTERTNDPALIARQRQMTSINTALEVDLFGQANASRIGARIHSGFGGQTDFIVGALHSQGGQAIMALRSWHPRADVSTIVPMVEEPVTSFQSSAIITEQGTAPLLGHSEKEQAAHLIEQAAHPRVREELWEEAHHLGLA; the protein is encoded by the coding sequence GTGATCACCGTCGACACCGCGACCCTGGGGGCCGAGCTGCGCGCCCTGCCCGAGAGCCCGCGCGTCGTCGCGTCCGGCAACCACAGCATCCCCTGGGAGCTGGTGCGGCTGCTGGACGAGCACGTGGAGCGCTACGTGCTCAACACGCTCAACGGACCGCCCGGGCTGCCGGAGCGGGAGGGCGTGGTCATGGAGACGAGCTTCGTCGGGGCGGGCCAGCGCCGGCACCCGGGGCTGCGCTACATACCCTCCCGGCTGTCGCTGGTGCCGGTGCTCCTGCGGCGCTCGCTGCCGGTGGACGCGGTCCTGCTGCACTGCTCGCCGCCCCGCGACGGCGTGGTCTCGCTCGGGATCGAGGTCAATGTGCTGCCGGCCGCGATCGAGGCGTGCCGGGAGCGTGGCGGGCTCGTCGTGGCCCAGGTCAACGACCGGATGCCCTACACCTACGGCGACGCGCTGGTGCCGGTCGAGCACATCGACGTGGCGCTCGAGGTGAGCAGCCTGCTGCCGACGCCGCCGCCGCCGGGGCCGCTCGGCGACGACGCCCGGACCATCGGTGCACGGGTGGCGGCGGTGGTGCCGGACGGCGCCACCCTGCAGATGGGGATCGGCGCGGTCCCGGACGCGGTGCTCGCCGCCCTCACCGGGCACCGGGGTCTGCGGCTGTGGACCGAGATGTTCTCCGACGGACTGCTGGCGCTCGAGGCCGCCGGCGCGCTCGACCCCGACCACCCGCTGACGACGTCCTTCCTCTTCGGCACCCAGGACCTGTACGACTGGCTGGACCGCAACCGGCGGGTCCACCTGCTGCGCACCGAGCGCACGAACGACCCGGCGCTCATCGCCCGCCAGCGCCAGATGACCTCGATCAACACGGCGCTGGAGGTCGACCTCTTCGGCCAGGCCAACGCCTCGCGCATCGGCGCGCGGATCCACAGCGGCTTCGGCGGGCAGACGGACTTCATCGTCGGGGCGCTGCACTCCCAGGGCGGGCAGGCGATCATGGCGCTGCGCTCCTGGCACCCCAGGGCGGACGTGTCGACGATCGTGCCGATGGTCGAGGAGCCGGTGACCTCCTTCCAGTCCTCGGCGATCATCACCGAGCAGGGGACCGCGCCGCTGCTGGGACACTCCGAGAAGGAGCAGGCCGCTCATCTCATCGAGCAGGCGGCCCACCCGCGCGTGCGCGAGGAGCTGTGGGAGGAGGCTCACCACCTCGGCCTGGCGTAG
- the atpD gene encoding F0F1 ATP synthase subunit beta, which translates to MTATTDAPASDAGQTQGGVGRLSRIIGPVVDVEFPPGQMPALYNLLKTEVDLGDGPKTINLEVAQGIGDNMVRAISLQPTDGLVRGAAVQDTGGPITVPVGDVTLGHVFNATGDVLDLPEGETLEITERWGIHRSAPAFDQLEPKTQMFETGIKVIDLLTPYVLGGKIGLFGGAGVGKTVLIQEMIARVARDHGGVSVFAGVGERTREGNDLIVEMEEAGVLGQTALVFGQMDEPPGTRLRVALSALTMAEYFRDVQKQDVLLFIDNIFRFTQAGSEVSTLLGRMPSAVGYQPNLADEMGTLQERITSTRGHSITSMQAIYVPADDYTDPAPATTFAHLDATTELSRPIASMGIYPAVDPLTSTSRILDPRYITREHYDTAVRVKSILQRYKELQDIIAILGIDELSEEDKILVGRARRIQRFLSQNTYVAKQFTGIEGSTVPLSDTIEAFTKVADGEYDHVPEQAFFMCGGLDDVERQAAELEKNS; encoded by the coding sequence ATGACTGCTACCACTGACGCTCCGGCCAGCGACGCCGGGCAGACGCAGGGCGGCGTGGGTCGCCTGTCCCGGATCATCGGGCCGGTCGTCGACGTCGAGTTCCCCCCCGGCCAGATGCCTGCGCTCTACAACCTGCTCAAGACCGAGGTCGACCTGGGCGACGGGCCCAAGACGATCAACCTCGAGGTCGCCCAGGGCATCGGCGACAACATGGTCCGCGCGATCTCCCTGCAGCCCACCGACGGCCTCGTCCGCGGCGCCGCGGTGCAGGACACCGGCGGCCCGATCACCGTCCCGGTGGGTGACGTGACCCTCGGCCACGTGTTCAACGCCACCGGTGACGTGCTCGACCTGCCGGAGGGGGAGACCCTCGAGATCACCGAGCGCTGGGGCATCCACCGCTCGGCGCCGGCCTTCGACCAGCTGGAGCCCAAGACCCAGATGTTCGAGACCGGCATCAAGGTCATCGACCTGCTCACCCCCTACGTGCTGGGCGGCAAGATCGGCCTGTTCGGCGGCGCCGGCGTGGGCAAGACGGTGCTCATCCAGGAGATGATCGCCCGTGTCGCCCGCGACCACGGTGGTGTCTCGGTGTTCGCCGGCGTCGGCGAGCGCACCCGCGAGGGCAACGACCTCATCGTCGAGATGGAGGAGGCCGGGGTCCTCGGCCAGACCGCCCTGGTCTTCGGCCAGATGGACGAGCCGCCGGGCACCCGCCTGCGGGTGGCGCTGTCCGCACTGACGATGGCGGAGTACTTCCGCGACGTGCAGAAGCAGGACGTGCTGCTCTTCATCGACAACATCTTCCGGTTCACCCAGGCCGGCTCGGAGGTCTCCACGCTGCTGGGACGCATGCCGTCCGCGGTGGGCTACCAGCCCAACCTGGCCGACGAGATGGGCACCCTGCAGGAGCGGATCACCTCCACCCGTGGTCACTCGATCACCTCGATGCAGGCGATCTACGTGCCGGCGGACGACTACACCGACCCGGCCCCGGCCACGACCTTCGCCCACCTCGACGCGACGACCGAGCTCTCCCGCCCGATCGCCTCGATGGGGATCTACCCGGCCGTGGACCCGCTGACCTCGACCAGCCGGATCCTGGACCCGCGCTACATCACCCGCGAGCACTACGACACGGCGGTCCGGGTCAAGTCGATCCTGCAGCGCTACAAGGAGCTGCAGGACATCATCGCGATCCTCGGTATCGACGAGCTGTCCGAGGAGGACAAGATCCTCGTCGGCCGCGCGCGCCGCATCCAGCGCTTCCTGTCGCAGAACACCTACGTCGCCAAGCAGTTCACCGGCATCGAGGGTTCGACGGTCCCGCTCTCCGACACCATCGAGGCCTTCACCAAGGTCGCGGACGGCGAGTACGACCACGTGCCGGAGCAGGCCTTCTTCATGTGCGGTGGCCTCGACGACGTCGAGCGCCAGGCCGCCGAGCTGGAGAAGAACAGCTGA